In the Aromatoleum bremense genome, one interval contains:
- a CDS encoding DUF1326 domain-containing protein, which produces MAYQIEGRMLEVCTCKAVCPCWIGDDPDGGTCDGTLAWHIDKGDVAGTDVSGLTFGMLAHIPGNVLKGNWRALAFVDENASPAQEEALLSVFTGKLGGPIADLAQLVGEVVAVERVKIQFDVTEGSGRLRIGDKVEADLEVARGADNRPTVLSDTIFSTIPGSPTYVGRAPKYWAKADALGINVDLQGHNSAQGSFRFAG; this is translated from the coding sequence ATGGCATATCAGATCGAAGGGCGGATGCTCGAAGTGTGCACCTGCAAGGCCGTCTGCCCGTGCTGGATCGGCGACGACCCGGATGGCGGAACCTGCGACGGCACCCTAGCCTGGCATATCGACAAGGGCGACGTCGCGGGTACCGACGTTTCCGGTCTCACTTTCGGCATGCTCGCGCACATCCCCGGCAATGTGCTGAAGGGCAACTGGCGCGCCCTCGCGTTCGTCGACGAAAACGCGAGCCCGGCACAGGAGGAGGCCTTGCTGTCGGTGTTCACCGGCAAGCTCGGCGGGCCGATTGCCGACCTCGCGCAACTGGTCGGCGAGGTCGTCGCCGTCGAACGCGTCAAAATCCAGTTCGACGTCACGGAAGGCTCGGGGCGGCTGCGCATCGGCGACAAGGTCGAAGCGGATCTCGAGGTCGCGCGCGGCGCAGACAACCGGCCGACGGTGCTGAGCGACACGATCTTCTCAACGATCCCCGGCTCGCCGACCTACGTCGGGCGGGCGCCGAAGTACTGGGCCAAAGCTGATGCGCTCGGCATCAACGTCGATCTTCAGGGACACAACTCGGCGCAGGGCAGCTTCCGCTTCGCAGGCTGA
- a CDS encoding enoyl-CoA hydratase, translating to MDEVLIERPGPGIVLLRLNRPDARNALNQEVRQQLATHFTAFGQDPDVRCIVLTGGDKFFAAGADIRAMADAGAIDMMLRHTHRLWQAIASCPKPVIAAVTGYAWGGGCELAMHADIIVAGESASFCQPEVKVGIMPGAGGTQRLTRAVGKFKAMKMVLTGQPVSARDALEMGLASEVVADADVQAHALELAAQIAALPPLAIAQIKEVLIAGQDASLETALMLERKAFQLLFASRDQKEGMQAFLEKRKANFEGR from the coding sequence ATGGACGAAGTCCTCATCGAGCGCCCGGGGCCGGGCATCGTGCTGCTGCGCCTGAACCGGCCCGACGCCCGCAATGCGCTGAACCAGGAAGTCCGGCAGCAGCTCGCCACGCATTTCACCGCGTTCGGGCAGGATCCGGACGTGCGCTGCATCGTGCTCACCGGCGGCGACAAGTTCTTTGCGGCGGGGGCCGACATTCGCGCGATGGCCGATGCCGGGGCGATCGACATGATGCTGCGCCATACCCATCGGCTGTGGCAGGCGATCGCGAGCTGCCCCAAGCCGGTGATCGCCGCGGTCACCGGCTACGCATGGGGCGGCGGCTGCGAGCTCGCGATGCACGCCGACATCATCGTCGCCGGCGAATCCGCGTCGTTCTGCCAGCCGGAAGTGAAGGTCGGCATCATGCCGGGTGCCGGCGGCACGCAGCGTCTCACCCGCGCGGTCGGCAAGTTCAAGGCGATGAAGATGGTCCTCACTGGCCAGCCGGTCAGTGCGCGCGACGCGCTGGAGATGGGCCTGGCGAGCGAAGTCGTCGCGGACGCGGACGTACAGGCGCATGCTCTCGAGCTTGCCGCGCAGATCGCCGCGCTGCCGCCGCTGGCGATCGCGCAGATCAAGGAAGTGCTGATCGCGGGCCAGGACGCCTCGCTCGAGACGGCGCTGATGCTCGAGCGCAAGGCATTCCAATTGCTGTTCGCGAGCCGGGACCAGAAGGAAGGCATGCAGGCCTTTCTCGAGAAACGGAAAGCCAACTTTGAAGGAAGGTGA
- a CDS encoding type II toxin-antitoxin system RelE/ParE family toxin, which produces MSDYGVVQTRRFGRQYKKLHDNIAADVDQAVAGVAADPNSGERKKGDLADLRVVKFRSQGQLYLLGYTVADQVRLVYLEAVGPHENFYRDLKGK; this is translated from the coding sequence GTGAGTGATTACGGAGTCGTCCAGACACGCCGGTTTGGTCGCCAGTACAAGAAGCTCCACGACAACATCGCGGCCGACGTCGACCAAGCCGTGGCAGGGGTGGCCGCCGACCCGAACAGCGGGGAACGCAAGAAGGGCGACCTCGCGGACTTGCGGGTCGTGAAGTTCCGCAGCCAGGGCCAGCTCTACCTTCTCGGCTATACCGTCGCTGACCAGGTGCGCCTGGTCTATCTCGAAGCTGTTGGGCCGCACGAGAACTTCTATCGCGACTTGAAGGGAAAATGA
- a CDS encoding ParD-like family protein, producing the protein MSATTSIRIDQTLYNQAKVDAAAEHRTIAGQIEFWAKVGRAALDNPDLPVSFVAEALVSMAEPREDATPFVPRSRQQ; encoded by the coding sequence ATGTCCGCCACCACCTCGATTCGAATTGACCAGACCCTCTACAACCAGGCGAAGGTTGATGCCGCCGCCGAGCATCGCACCATTGCCGGCCAGATTGAGTTCTGGGCGAAGGTTGGCCGGGCTGCCCTGGACAACCCCGACTTGCCGGTCAGCTTTGTCGCCGAGGCCTTGGTCTCGATGGCGGAGCCCCGTGAGGACGCCACCCCGTTCGTGCCACGAAGCCGGCAGCAGTGA
- a CDS encoding helicase HerA-like domain-containing protein: MVEPLLIARTGNKDINLLPRLANRHGLIAGATGTGKTVTLQKMAESFASIGVPVFVADIKGDLSGIGAPGVASDKLLQRLAAIGITDYMPRANTVVFWDVFGESGHPVRATVSDMGPLLLARLLNLNDTQSGVLQLVFRIADDNGLLLLDLKDLRAMVRHVGDNAKAFTTEYGNVSAASIGAIQRGLLALEEQGGDRFFGEPMLDLADLMQTDAEGRGVINVLAADKLYHSPALYSTFLLWMLAELFEQLPEVGDLDRPKLVFFFDEAHLLFDDAPKALVDKVEQVVRLIRSKGVGVYFVTQNPLDVPESVLGQLGNRVQHALRAFTPRDQKAVKTAAETMRANPTFDAATAITELGVGEALVSFLDEKGRPEIVERASVIAPASRLGALTADERSQAIRGSVLYGHYEKLLDRESAYEMLRAQAAAATAADAAQASGSGPAEGSGPGGLMGGMGDILFGSTGPRGGQRDGLVDIAAKTVARTIGSSVGRQIVRGLLGSLFGGSSRKR, translated from the coding sequence ATGGTCGAGCCGCTCTTGATCGCCCGGACCGGGAACAAGGACATCAACCTGCTGCCACGGCTCGCCAACCGGCACGGCCTGATCGCCGGCGCGACCGGGACCGGCAAGACGGTGACGCTGCAGAAAATGGCCGAATCCTTCGCGAGCATCGGCGTGCCGGTGTTCGTTGCCGACATCAAGGGCGACCTGTCCGGCATCGGGGCGCCCGGCGTCGCGAGCGACAAGCTGCTGCAGCGGCTCGCCGCGATCGGCATCACCGACTACATGCCGCGCGCCAACACCGTCGTGTTCTGGGACGTGTTCGGCGAGTCCGGCCACCCGGTGCGCGCGACGGTGTCCGACATGGGGCCGCTGCTGCTCGCGCGCCTGCTGAACCTCAACGACACGCAGTCCGGCGTGCTGCAACTGGTGTTCCGCATCGCCGACGACAACGGCCTGCTGCTGCTCGATCTCAAGGACCTGCGCGCGATGGTCCGCCACGTCGGCGACAACGCGAAAGCCTTCACGACCGAATACGGCAACGTCTCGGCGGCGTCGATCGGCGCGATCCAACGCGGCCTGCTGGCGCTTGAGGAGCAGGGCGGCGACCGGTTCTTCGGCGAGCCGATGCTCGATCTGGCCGATCTGATGCAGACCGACGCCGAGGGCCGCGGCGTCATCAACGTGCTCGCCGCCGACAAGCTGTACCACTCGCCGGCGCTGTATTCGACTTTCCTGCTGTGGATGCTCGCGGAGCTTTTCGAGCAGCTGCCCGAAGTCGGCGACCTCGACCGGCCGAAGCTGGTGTTCTTCTTCGACGAGGCGCACCTGCTGTTCGACGACGCGCCGAAGGCCCTCGTCGACAAGGTCGAGCAGGTCGTGCGGCTGATCCGCTCGAAAGGCGTCGGCGTGTATTTCGTCACCCAGAACCCGCTCGACGTGCCCGAGTCCGTGCTCGGCCAGCTCGGCAACCGCGTCCAGCACGCGTTGCGCGCTTTCACGCCGCGCGACCAGAAAGCCGTCAAGACCGCGGCCGAGACGATGCGCGCGAACCCGACGTTCGACGCCGCAACGGCCATCACTGAGCTGGGCGTCGGCGAAGCGCTGGTGTCCTTCCTCGATGAAAAAGGCCGTCCCGAAATCGTCGAACGCGCTTCGGTCATCGCGCCCGCGTCGCGGCTCGGCGCGCTGACGGCCGACGAGCGCAGCCAGGCGATCCGCGGCTCGGTGCTGTACGGCCATTACGAGAAGCTGCTCGACCGTGAATCCGCGTACGAAATGCTGCGGGCGCAGGCGGCTGCCGCGACCGCGGCGGATGCAGCGCAGGCTTCCGGGTCCGGCCCGGCGGAAGGTTCGGGGCCGGGCGGCCTGATGGGCGGAATGGGCGACATCCTGTTCGGCTCGACCGGCCCGCGCGGCGGCCAGCGCGACGGTCTCGTCGATATCGCGGCGAAGACCGTCGCGCGCACGATCGGCAGTTCGGTTGGGCGGCAGATCGTGCGCGGCCTGCTCGGCTCGCTGTTCGGCGGAAGCAGCCGCAAGCGCTGA
- a CDS encoding 3-oxoadipyl-CoA thiolase, which translates to MLDAYIYAGLRSPIGRHAGKLAAVRPDDLVATVIREVLARSPFQGADVEDVILGCAAQAGEDSRNVARHAALLAGLPTTVAGQTINRLCGSGLAAVLDSARAVTCGEGDLYLAGGVESMSRAPFVVAKAESAYSRDFKVFDTTIGARFPNPRLVEQYGNDSMPETGDNVAAEFGITRDAADRFAAASQAKYAAAKEAGFYAGEILPISVPTGRKTPPLVVAEDEHPRPESTYDALAKLKPLFADGVVTAGNASGINDGAAALIVGSRAVGERAGAAPMARILGGAVAGVEPRIMGVGPAYAIPKALARAGLTLKDMDVIEINEAFAPQVLGCLKLLDVAFDDPRVNPNGGAIAIGHPLGASGARIALSAARELERRGGRYAVVSLCIGVGHGIALVIERVPA; encoded by the coding sequence ATGCTCGACGCTTACATTTACGCTGGTCTGCGCTCCCCGATCGGCCGCCACGCCGGCAAGCTCGCCGCGGTTCGCCCCGACGACCTCGTCGCGACCGTGATCCGCGAAGTGCTCGCCCGCTCGCCGTTCCAGGGCGCCGACGTTGAGGACGTGATCCTCGGCTGCGCTGCCCAGGCCGGGGAGGATTCGCGCAACGTCGCACGCCATGCGGCGCTGCTCGCCGGCCTGCCGACCACGGTTGCCGGCCAGACGATCAACCGCCTGTGCGGCAGCGGCCTCGCCGCCGTGCTTGACAGCGCGCGCGCGGTGACCTGCGGCGAAGGCGATCTCTACCTCGCCGGCGGCGTCGAAAGCATGAGCCGCGCGCCTTTCGTCGTCGCGAAGGCCGAATCCGCGTACAGCCGCGATTTCAAGGTGTTCGACACGACGATCGGGGCGCGCTTCCCGAATCCGCGCCTCGTCGAGCAGTACGGCAACGACAGCATGCCGGAGACCGGCGACAACGTCGCCGCCGAGTTCGGCATCACGCGAGACGCAGCGGATCGCTTCGCCGCCGCGTCGCAGGCGAAATACGCTGCAGCGAAAGAAGCCGGCTTCTATGCCGGCGAGATCCTTCCGATCTCGGTGCCGACCGGGCGCAAGACACCGCCGCTGGTCGTCGCCGAGGACGAGCATCCGCGGCCCGAATCGACGTACGACGCGCTCGCGAAACTGAAGCCGCTGTTCGCCGACGGCGTCGTCACCGCCGGCAACGCGTCGGGCATCAACGACGGCGCGGCCGCGCTGATCGTCGGGAGCCGCGCAGTCGGCGAGCGGGCGGGCGCGGCGCCGATGGCGCGCATCCTCGGCGGCGCGGTCGCCGGCGTCGAGCCTCGCATCATGGGCGTCGGACCGGCCTACGCGATCCCGAAGGCGCTCGCGCGCGCCGGGCTGACGCTCAAGGACATGGACGTCATCGAGATCAACGAGGCGTTCGCGCCGCAGGTGCTCGGCTGCCTGAAGCTGCTCGACGTCGCGTTCGACGATCCGCGCGTCAATCCGAACGGCGGCGCGATCGCGATCGGCCATCCGCTCGGCGCGTCCGGCGCGCGGATCGCGCTGTCGGCCGCGCGCGAACTCGAGCGCCGCGGCGGGCGTTACGCAGTCGTCAGCCTGTGCATCGGCGTCGGCCACGGCATTGCGCTGGTCATCGAACGCGTTCCGGCGTGA
- a CDS encoding phenylacetic acid degradation protein PaaY, with protein sequence MKPPRVYAIDGVVPVVDPSAYVHPTAVLIGDVIVGPGCYVGPCASLRGDFGRLILMAGVNVQDTCVIHSFPDHDTVINENGHIGHGAVLHCCTIGRNALVGMNAVVMDNAVVGENAFVAACSFVKAGMQVPPATLVAGTPAKVVRPLTEQEMAWKVQGTGIYQNLTRRCLATMVETDALAAVEADRKRIVMPEIVPLSEQKQRS encoded by the coding sequence ATGAAACCGCCCCGCGTCTATGCCATCGACGGCGTCGTGCCGGTCGTCGACCCGAGCGCCTACGTCCATCCCACCGCGGTGCTGATCGGCGACGTCATCGTCGGCCCCGGCTGCTACGTCGGCCCGTGCGCGAGCCTGCGCGGCGACTTCGGCCGGCTGATCCTGATGGCCGGCGTCAACGTGCAGGACACCTGCGTCATCCACAGCTTTCCGGACCACGACACGGTGATCAACGAGAACGGCCACATCGGCCACGGCGCGGTGCTGCACTGCTGCACGATCGGCCGCAACGCGCTCGTCGGCATGAACGCCGTCGTCATGGACAACGCGGTCGTCGGCGAGAACGCGTTCGTCGCCGCGTGCAGCTTCGTCAAGGCCGGCATGCAGGTGCCGCCGGCCACCCTCGTCGCCGGCACGCCGGCGAAAGTCGTCCGCCCGCTGACCGAACAGGAGATGGCGTGGAAGGTCCAGGGCACCGGCATCTACCAGAACCTCACCCGCCGCTGCCTCGCGACGATGGTCGAGACCGACGCGCTCGCGGCGGTCGAGGCCGACCGCAAGCGCATCGTGATGCCGGAAATCGTCCCGCTGAGCGAGCAGAAACAGCGCTCGTGA
- a CDS encoding IclR family transcriptional regulator, producing MDDDIQVFADDEESKDRQFVNALARGLELLRCFRPGDTELSNAELARRTGLPKPTVSRLTHTLTKLGYLGFSESRGTYRLAAGVLALGYALLSNLDVRKVARPYMEELSEYAQVSVSIGARDRLSVVYIESCRSSANVTLRLDVGSRIPLATSAVGRALLCGLPQGERDYLMDHIRLRDEENWPRVKAGIEQALRDYHERGFVVSAGDWQKDVHAVGVPMTGVDGERAMAFNCGGPAFLLSRERLIDEVGPRLVELVRKVEADLGRA from the coding sequence ATGGATGACGACATCCAGGTATTTGCCGACGACGAGGAAAGCAAGGACCGCCAGTTCGTCAACGCGCTCGCGCGCGGCCTTGAGTTGCTGCGCTGCTTCCGCCCCGGCGATACCGAACTGAGCAACGCCGAACTGGCGCGCCGCACCGGTCTGCCGAAACCGACCGTATCAAGGCTCACCCACACGCTGACCAAGCTCGGCTACCTCGGTTTTTCCGAGAGCCGCGGCACCTACCGTCTCGCCGCCGGTGTGCTCGCACTCGGCTACGCGCTGCTGTCGAACCTCGACGTGCGCAAGGTCGCGCGGCCGTACATGGAAGAGCTGTCCGAGTACGCGCAGGTGTCGGTGTCGATCGGCGCGCGCGACCGCCTGAGCGTCGTCTATATCGAGAGCTGCCGCAGCAGCGCGAACGTCACGCTGCGCCTGGACGTCGGCTCGCGCATCCCGCTCGCGACCTCCGCGGTCGGGCGCGCGCTGCTGTGCGGCCTGCCGCAGGGCGAGCGCGACTACCTGATGGATCACATCCGCCTGCGCGACGAGGAAAACTGGCCGCGCGTCAAAGCCGGCATCGAGCAGGCGCTGCGCGACTACCACGAGCGCGGTTTCGTCGTGTCCGCCGGCGACTGGCAGAAGGACGTACACGCGGTCGGCGTGCCGATGACCGGCGTCGACGGCGAGCGCGCGATGGCATTCAACTGCGGCGGCCCGGCTTTCCTGCTGTCGCGCGAGCGGCTCATCGACGAGGTCGGCCCGCGTCTCGTCGAGCTCGTGCGCAAGGTGGAAGCCGATCTCGGCCGCGCCTGA
- a CDS encoding 3-hydroxyacyl-CoA dehydrogenase, whose product MLDATRQNLTLGVVGTGLMGRGIAQIAVQGGVQVRLFDSRPRAAAEACDAVAQMLAKLAEKGKLSADDAQAAVARLHIADTLQDLADCEIVIEAIVEDLDAKRQLFRDLETIVPDACLLATNTSSLSVTSIAAGCRVPERVAGFHFFSPVPLMKIVEVIDGALTAPWAGEALTVLARRMGHTPVRAKDTPGFIVNHAGRGYLTEALRVLGEGIAEVPAVDAILRDAAGFRMGPCELLDLTGLDVSHPVMESIYAQYYQEPRFRPSPLTRTRLAAGLLGRKSGRGFYTYTNGQAEPVATPAVPALTQTPIWVSPSDPVRHARVLTLLAGRGIPIDYGERPGDSSVCLVLPVGFDTTTTALAEGLDPSRTLALDPLFLDGHLTLMTNPLTTSAARDAAWAALAGEDTVVSVIHDSPGFVAQRVVAMIVNIGCDIAQQRIATPDDIDCAVRLGLGYPKGPLAMGDALGAATVLTILERLHDFYHDPRYRPSPWLIRRARLGVSLLTPEN is encoded by the coding sequence ATGCTCGATGCGACACGCCAGAACCTGACTCTCGGAGTCGTCGGCACCGGCCTGATGGGCCGCGGTATCGCGCAGATCGCGGTGCAGGGCGGCGTGCAGGTGCGGCTTTTCGACAGCCGCCCGCGCGCCGCGGCCGAAGCGTGCGACGCGGTCGCGCAGATGCTCGCGAAGCTCGCCGAGAAGGGCAAGCTCAGCGCCGATGACGCGCAGGCCGCGGTGGCGCGGCTGCACATCGCCGATACGCTGCAGGATCTCGCCGACTGCGAGATCGTGATCGAGGCAATCGTCGAGGATCTCGACGCCAAGCGCCAGCTGTTCCGCGACCTCGAAACGATCGTCCCCGACGCGTGTCTGCTCGCGACGAACACGTCGTCGCTGTCGGTGACATCGATCGCCGCCGGCTGCCGCGTACCCGAACGCGTCGCCGGCTTCCATTTCTTCAGCCCCGTGCCGCTGATGAAGATCGTCGAAGTCATCGACGGCGCCTTGACCGCGCCGTGGGCCGGCGAGGCGCTGACGGTGCTCGCGCGCCGCATGGGCCACACCCCGGTGCGCGCGAAGGACACGCCGGGATTCATCGTCAATCACGCCGGGCGCGGCTATCTGACCGAAGCGCTGCGCGTCCTCGGCGAAGGCATCGCCGAAGTCCCGGCGGTCGATGCGATCCTGCGCGATGCGGCGGGTTTTCGCATGGGGCCGTGCGAACTCCTCGACCTCACCGGGCTCGATGTTTCGCATCCGGTCATGGAGTCGATCTACGCGCAGTACTACCAGGAGCCGCGTTTCCGTCCGTCGCCGCTGACGCGCACGCGCCTCGCCGCAGGGCTGCTCGGGCGCAAGAGCGGGCGCGGCTTCTATACGTATACGAACGGCCAGGCCGAGCCGGTCGCGACGCCGGCGGTGCCCGCCCTGACGCAGACGCCGATCTGGGTCAGCCCGAGCGATCCGGTGCGGCACGCCCGCGTGCTGACGCTGCTCGCCGGGCGCGGCATCCCGATCGATTACGGCGAGCGGCCGGGCGACAGCTCGGTGTGCCTCGTGCTGCCGGTCGGCTTTGATACCACGACGACCGCGCTCGCCGAAGGGCTCGACCCGTCGCGCACGCTCGCGCTCGATCCGCTGTTTCTCGACGGCCACCTGACGCTGATGACGAACCCGCTGACGACGTCCGCGGCGCGCGACGCCGCGTGGGCCGCGCTCGCAGGCGAAGACACCGTGGTTTCGGTGATCCACGACAGCCCGGGCTTCGTCGCGCAGCGCGTCGTCGCGATGATCGTCAATATCGGCTGCGACATCGCCCAGCAGCGCATCGCCACCCCCGACGACATCGACTGCGCAGTCCGGCTCGGCCTCGGCTACCCGAAAGGCCCGCTCGCGATGGGCGACGCACTCGGCGCCGCCACGGTGCTGACGATCCTCGAGCGGCTCCACGATTTCTACCACGACCCGCGCTACCGCCCGAGTCCGTGGCTGATCCGGCGCGCGCGTCTTGGCGTGTCGCTGCTGACTCCCGAAAACTGA
- a CDS encoding electron transfer flavoprotein-ubiquinone oxidoreductase, whose amino-acid sequence MSREAMEFDVVIVGGGPAGLSAAIRLKQLAADAGSELSICVIEKGSEVGAHILSGAVMDPRALAELFPDWQALGAPLKAAVTEDRFLLLSDTGGRQLPNALLPDCFQNHGNYIVSLGNVCRWLATQAEALGVDVYAGFAGAEILYDAEDRVTGVATGDMGRLKDGSEGPNFQPGMELQAKYTLFAEGCRGHLGKQLEAKFDLRRDCDPQTYGIGIKELWELKPERHRQGLVIHTGGWPLEPDTYGGGFLYHMEDNLVSVGFVVGLGYRNPHLSPFDEMQRLKTHPLLKDFFAGARRVAYGARAIAAGGLQSMPKLVFPGGALIGDDAGFLNASRIKGSHCAIKSGSLAAEACFAALAAGRAHDELATYPEAFRASWLYEELHKARNFKPWMSKGLKTGSLMFGIDQIVLRGRAPWTLKNSADHDKLRPAAESAPIAYPKPDGVLTFDRLSSVFISNTNHEEDQPCHLTLGDAAVPIDVNLAQFDAPEQRYCPAGVYEIVRDAGASSANSARLQINAQNCLHCKTCDIKDPTQNITWVVPQGGEGPTYPNM is encoded by the coding sequence ATGAGTCGTGAAGCAATGGAATTCGACGTCGTGATCGTCGGCGGCGGCCCGGCCGGGCTGTCTGCGGCGATCCGCCTGAAGCAGCTCGCCGCGGATGCCGGCAGCGAGCTGTCGATCTGCGTCATCGAGAAGGGCTCGGAAGTCGGCGCGCACATCCTGTCGGGCGCGGTGATGGACCCGCGCGCGCTCGCCGAGCTCTTCCCCGACTGGCAGGCGCTCGGCGCGCCGCTGAAAGCCGCGGTCACCGAAGACCGCTTCCTGCTGCTCAGTGACACTGGCGGCCGGCAGCTGCCGAACGCGCTGCTGCCCGACTGTTTCCAGAACCACGGCAATTACATCGTCAGCCTTGGCAACGTGTGCCGCTGGCTCGCGACGCAGGCCGAAGCGCTGGGCGTCGACGTCTATGCCGGCTTCGCCGGGGCCGAAATCCTGTACGACGCCGAAGACCGCGTGACAGGCGTCGCGACCGGCGACATGGGGCGCCTGAAGGACGGCTCGGAAGGTCCGAACTTCCAGCCGGGCATGGAGCTGCAGGCGAAATACACGCTGTTCGCCGAAGGCTGCCGCGGCCACCTCGGCAAGCAGCTCGAGGCGAAGTTCGACCTGCGCCGCGACTGTGATCCGCAGACCTACGGCATCGGCATCAAGGAGCTGTGGGAACTCAAGCCCGAACGGCACCGCCAGGGCCTCGTGATCCACACCGGCGGCTGGCCGCTCGAGCCGGACACCTACGGCGGCGGCTTCCTGTACCACATGGAAGACAACCTGGTGTCGGTCGGCTTCGTCGTCGGCCTCGGCTACCGCAACCCGCACCTGTCGCCGTTCGACGAGATGCAGCGGCTCAAGACCCACCCGCTGCTGAAGGACTTCTTCGCCGGCGCGCGGCGCGTCGCCTACGGTGCGCGCGCGATCGCGGCCGGCGGCCTGCAGTCGATGCCGAAGCTGGTGTTCCCGGGCGGCGCGCTGATCGGCGACGACGCGGGCTTCCTCAACGCGAGCCGCATCAAGGGTTCGCACTGTGCGATCAAGTCCGGCTCGCTCGCCGCGGAAGCCTGTTTCGCCGCGCTCGCCGCGGGCCGCGCACACGACGAGCTCGCCACCTACCCCGAAGCGTTCCGCGCCAGCTGGCTGTACGAGGAACTGCACAAGGCGCGCAACTTCAAGCCGTGGATGAGCAAGGGCCTGAAGACCGGCTCATTGATGTTCGGCATCGACCAGATCGTGCTGCGCGGGCGCGCGCCGTGGACGCTGAAGAACAGCGCCGACCACGACAAGCTGCGGCCCGCGGCCGAAAGTGCGCCGATCGCCTATCCGAAGCCCGACGGCGTGCTGACGTTCGACCGCTTGTCGTCGGTGTTCATCTCGAACACGAACCACGAGGAAGACCAGCCCTGCCACCTGACGCTCGGCGATGCGGCAGTGCCGATCGACGTGAATCTCGCGCAGTTCGACGCGCCGGAGCAACGCTACTGCCCGGCCGGCGTCTACGAGATCGTGCGCGACGCGGGCGCCTCATCTGCCAACAGCGCGCGCCTGCAGATCAATGCGCAGAACTGCCTGCACTGCAAGACCTGCGACATCAAGGACCCGACGCAGAACATCACGTGGGTCGTGCCGCAGGGCGGCGAAGGGCCGACCTACCCGAACATGTGA
- a CDS encoding DUF2182 domain-containing protein has translation MEPISRRGAFNAAFAVLIILAWLALWLWERSPYGRYLNHAELGGLVHDAAWSSVLLQSSVYVTGWLLMTTAMMLPTTLPLLDAFRRMTARRTDAGQLVALVVAGYLAVWLAFGLAAHLFDLRLHALLERVAWLQANPWVFGAGPLAVAGAFQFSTLKYRCLERCRAPVGFVIQHWRGGNPVVQSLAIGAHHGVFCVGCCWALMLLMFAVGTGSIGWMLALAAIMAIEKNVAWGRRLSTPLGLALLLWAAAIALDHAWSWQ, from the coding sequence ATGGAACCGATCTCCCGCCGCGGCGCGTTCAATGCCGCGTTCGCCGTGCTGATCATCCTGGCATGGCTCGCGTTGTGGCTGTGGGAGCGCTCGCCTTATGGGCGCTACCTGAACCACGCCGAACTCGGCGGTCTCGTGCACGACGCGGCGTGGTCGTCCGTGCTGCTGCAGTCGTCGGTATATGTCACCGGCTGGCTGCTGATGACGACGGCGATGATGCTCCCGACGACGCTGCCGCTGCTCGACGCGTTCCGCCGCATGACCGCCCGGCGCACCGACGCGGGGCAGCTCGTCGCCCTCGTCGTCGCCGGCTATCTCGCCGTATGGCTCGCTTTCGGCCTCGCAGCGCACCTGTTCGACCTCAGGCTGCACGCGCTGCTCGAGCGCGTCGCGTGGCTGCAGGCGAACCCTTGGGTGTTCGGCGCCGGACCGCTCGCCGTCGCCGGCGCCTTCCAGTTCTCGACGCTGAAATACCGCTGCCTCGAACGCTGTCGTGCGCCCGTCGGGTTCGTGATCCAGCATTGGCGCGGCGGCAACCCGGTCGTGCAGTCGCTGGCGATCGGAGCGCACCACGGAGTGTTCTGCGTCGGCTGCTGCTGGGCGCTGATGCTGCTGATGTTCGCGGTCGGCACCGGAAGCATCGGCTGGATGCTCGCGCTCGCCGCGATCATGGCGATCGAGAAGAACGTCGCATGGGGTCGGCGGCTATCGACCCCGCTCGGCCTCGCACTGCTGCTGTGGGCGGCGGCGATCGCGCTCGATCACGCGTGGAGCTGGCAATAG